The genomic window GGCGCGGGCGAACAAAACACCGCGCCGGCGCGCGAATCGGCCGTGCCGGAAACGGCCGACGGCCGCGCGGCGCATTTTCTCGCGCTGGCCGTCCTCGCGACGGCGTTTGTCCTTGCGGCGACGGCCCTTGGCTACCTTGCCGTCGCCCGTTACCGCGGACTCGAGACACTCTGGCCCAAGGATTTTGCGATCTACACGCAGGTCCTTCACAACGCGCGGGAGGGGCGGGGCTTCACGCACACGCTTATCAGCGAGGGCTCCATCTTCCGCTTTCGCTCGGTTTATATTCTTCATCTGCACCGCGCGTTGCTGGAGTTCGCCTCCGGTCCGCTGCCAGCGGCGATGGTGCGTCTTCAGGCGTTTCTCGTGCTCGCGGGCGTGTTCGCGTTCTATGCCCTGGCCGCGCGCGTCCTGCGCTCCGCGGTGATGGCGCTTCTTGTCGCGCTCGCGTTTCTGGCCGATCCGCTTTTGCACGCGATCGTGCTTTGCGATTTTCGCCTGCAGCCGCTTCTGATCGCGCTGCTGCCGATCCTGTTCCTGGCGCAGCACGCGCGCCGGCCCGTGCTGTTCGCGGTCGCCGCGTTTTTCACGCTTTCGGTCAAGGATCACGCGTTCGTTTACCTGCTCGTGCTCGCGCTGTACGAATTCGCGCACGAGCGCGACCGGCGATGGATCGCGGCGGATCTGGGCGCGGCGGCGCTTTACGGGCTGTGGCAAGCCCTTGTCGTGCCGGGATCGCTTGTTGCGAATATCGCGTACGGAAGCGGAACGGCGCCGCTTGCCGGCGCGATGGGGGCGGGCCTTTTACCGGCGCAGCTTTCGGCGATGGCGACGCAGCTCGGTTTGCCGTTCGTCGTCGCGCTATTCGCGCCGTTCGAGCTTCTGGGCGCGCTTCCGAGCATCGTCAAAAGCGTGCTGACCGTCTGGACCGGGCCAAACGACATGTACGTCTATTACTGGTCCGAGGCGCTCGCGTTCACCTTCATCGCACTGCCGTTTGCGTTGAAGCGTCTTGGCGACGCGGTCGCGGAGGCACGCGGCGCGCGCGATGCGCGCCTTCTCGTGTACGCCCTCCTGGGCGGGATGATCGCGGTGCAGGCCGCGATGATTCCGTCGAACCTTGCGCGATGGCGAGCCGAATTCGCACCGGACGCAGCGGACGAGGCGGCGTGGCGCCTTGCCGAGATCGTCCCGCGCGACGCGCCCGCCGCGGCGGACCGGCGAAATCTGATGGCGCTCGCCGAGCGCAAAACCTTGTACGAGCTCGACGATCCGGATCGCGGCCCGCTGTGGGACGAAGATGGGACCTATCTGCTGTTTCGCGAGGAGGCGGATGGGACGTCGCCCGTCGGCGCGTGGCGCGAGAATCCGGATTTCGTTCTTGTCTCCGAGGAAGCGATTGAGGGACTGGCTCCGGAAGCGTCGGAGGCCGCCAACGGCGAGCGGCCGGGCCCGCCGGCGCGACTTGTACTCGTCAAAAAAAAGGGCCGCCCCCAATGACGGGGAACGGCCGGTCGCGGAAATAGGTCGGTTGGACGGACAGGGTGCGGAGCCGTCCAGCCTCTTGCCGCCGGGGCGCGGAGGGACGCGCCCGGCGGAATCAGTGCCAGAGTTTGCGGATCCAGATGAGCGAGATCAGAAGGATCGATGCGAGCGAGAAGTTGACGATCACTTCCGAGATGACGGCTTCAAATCCCATTTGTGGCCCCCTTGTGTGCGCCTCTCTCCCTGGCGCGCCGTTTCTTGAGGGGGTAGATGAGCAACACCCATGCCAAACGCATAACACGTTGAAATTGCAGGAAAAAATGCGTTTCGCCGACATTTTCTGCGGCGCAACCGGATTTCGGATTTACGCGTTTTTCACAAAATGTAATGTCGGCGGGATCGTTTTGAAAAAATGAAGGGGCGCGGATTAGTGGAGGTAGCCGAGCGAACGCAGCGCCTCGGCCTGACGCGGATCGAGCGGCTTGCCCGCGTCGCGGGCGCGTCGATAACGCGCGTCGAAATCGTTGAACAATCGTTCAAATTCCGCCAGCCGATCCGGATTGGCCATCATCCAATTTTTGCGTTCGCCGGGATCGTTCGCAAGATCGAAGAGGCCGGCGATCGTCCCGCCGCCGATCTCCTTCCGATCGCCAAGATCGCGGATCGCCTTCCAATCGCCCATGCGCGCGGCGGAAAGATGCACCTCGATGTCGTGCAACACGGCATCGACCTCGGAATAGACCGGATCGTCCGGCGTCATAAGCGCGGCGGGATCGCGATCCGCGTTTTCAATCCCCGCTAGCGCCAACAGTAACTTCGCAAGGCCGATATTCGAGCGCGGCGCGTCAACAACAGCCGGTTCGATCCCGGGACCGGCGACGATGAGCGGCACGCGCACCTCTTCCTGGTACAGCGAATAGCCGTGCAGCAAGCCGTCATGCTCCAGGAATTGCTCGCCGTGGTCGGACGTGAAAACGACGACGGTGTTCGATAAGTCGTGGCGCGCCTTAAGCTCGGCGAAAAGCCGCCCGATCGCGCGGTCGGTATAGGCGACCTCGCCGTCGTACAGCGAGCGGTAAAGCGCCTTGGCAAGCGGCACCTTGCGAAGCAGATCGCGGTCGCGATCGTCGTACTGATAGAAAAAACGCAACATCGGCGCGTTTTTCGGAAGGACGGTCAGGTCCTCGTGCAGCTCGTAGGGCGCGTGCGGGTCCATGAGATGCAGCCACGCGAAATACGGCGCGTCGCCGCGCGCATCGACGGCGCGAAGCAAGCGATTCACCGCGCGCTCGGCGTCGTTGATCTTGCGCGTCGTCTTGCCGCGCGGTGCAAGCCCCATCGCGCGCGCGACCGGATAGCCCGACATGAACCACGCGGCGTCGGTCGCCTGCGTCGTGTCGTCAAAAACCGCGAAGCCGTGCCCGAAGCCGAAGTGGCTTTTGAGGATCGGGTTTGTCACCACGCCGATGGTCGCGAATCCCGCGTTGCGCGCGCGCTCGGCGATCGTCCAGTGCGCGGCGTCCATCGTGCCGGTGAGCGCATTGACCTTGTGTTCGCGCGGGCGAAGGCCGGTGAGGATGCTCGCCATGACCGGGCGCGTCCACGAGCTGACGGACGTCACGTCGCGAAACAACACGCCCCGGGCCGCGAGAGCGTCGATGTTGGGCGTGCGCGCCTTGTTATTGCCGTAGGCACCGATCGCGTCCACGCGCAGCGTATCGACGACGACGAGCAGCACGTTCGGCGCGCCCGCGGGCGGCTTCGCCGCCGGTGCGGCGGATTCGCTGCTTTCCGCGCGCGCCAGCCGATCGAAGACGGCATCGTCGGTGAACGAGCGCGGCAACACGGCGGCCAGGGCGGCCGCGAGGACAAACGGCGCCGCGAAAACGATCGGCGCGTGTGCGCGATCGGCGACGCGGCGAACAAGGAAAAACCCGCCGATTCCGAGCGCGCCCGCGAAGGCCGCCACGGCGATCGAGACCGGGTTGGCGTGCGTTTCGTATCCGTTTTCAAGGGCAAGGCGCGCGCCAAAGATCGCAAACTGCGCGGCAAACAGCGTCATCGCGGCCATCGCCGCGCGCGCGGCGACGGATGGCAACGGCACGAATAGCGCGACGAGCGCGGCAATATCAGCCGCGAATAGCGCGGCGTATCCCGCGTGTTTGCGGACGATGAAAAACGATCCGGGCTCGGCGGCGAGATACGCGCCGGCCAGCTCGATCGCCCAGACGGCCAGGCCCGCGGCGAAGCCCGCGCCGAACGCGCGGGCGGGGGATAGGCGGCGCGCCATCAGCCCGTGTGGATTTCGTATTGCTCGATGTGGAACGACGCGTTCTCGCGGATGACGATCTGCCGCGCGATCATCGACTCGATCTCGCCGATCGTATGTTGCTCGCTCTCGAGCAGCATGCTCGCGATCGTCGGATGAACGTCCACCGTTATGGACGCCGAGGGCGCCGTGCGCGCCTCGCGCCGGATGGCGCGGAAGATCTCCGAGCCGATCGTCGAGCGGTTCTTCACGAAGCCGCGCCCCTCGCAGTAAGGGCACGGCTCCGAGAGCAGGCGCACGAGATTTTCGCGCGTGCGTTTGCGGGTCATCTCCACGAGGCCGAGTTCGGAGAACTGCAGCACGTTCGTGCGCGCCTTGTCGTTGCGCAGCTCCTCGATCAGCGCGCCGCGCACCTTCTCGCGGTTCGGCTCCTTTTCCATGTCGATGAAATCGATGACGATGATGCCGCCGATATTGCGCAGGCGAAGCTGATAGCCGATCTCCTTCACCGCCTCGAGGTTCGTCTTCAGGATCGTTTCCTCGAAGTTGCGTTTGCCGACAAACCGGCCGGTGTTGACGTCGATCGACGTGAGCGCCTCGGTCTGCTCAATGACGATGTAGCCGCCGCTTTTAAGCCACACTTTGCGCTGCAAGGCGCGGCTGATTTCCATCTCCAGGTTGTAGCGGTCGAAGATCGGCTCCTCGCCCTGATACAGCTCGATCTTCGCCTCCAGGCCCGGGAGCGTTTCGCCGAAGCGCCCGATGATCTGCTCGTGCTCCTCGGCGTTGTCGATGACGACGCGCTCGACGTCCGCGGTCATCAGATCGCGGATGGCCCGAAGCGTGATCGAGAGGTCGGTATGCACGAGCGACGGCGCGCGGCAGGCGCGGTACTTGTCCTGGACCTGCTCCCACAGACGCACAAGAAAATCGTAGTCCGCCTTCAGCGTGCGGTCGTCGGCGCCCTCGGCGACGGTGCGCACGATGAATCCGTAGTCCTTGTCCGAACGGAATCCCTCGATCATGTCTTTCAGGCGGCGCCGTTCGTCCTCGTCCTCGATGCGGCGCGACACGCCGACGTGCCGCATGGTCGGCATCAGGACGAGAAAGCGGCCGGGCAGGCTGATGTGGCTCGAAAGCCGCGCGCCCTTGGTGCCGAGGGGCTCTTTCATCACCTGCACCATCAGGTCCTGCCCCTCGCGAAGCAGCTCCTCGATCGGCAGGCCGCCGGCGTCTTCCGATTCGAGTTCGTCCTCGATCGTTTCCTCGGTGTCGTCCACGTCGCCGGTTTCGTCGAGCGCGGCGGACTCCTCGCGATGGCCGCGAACGTCCGCGACGTACAGGAACGCCGCGCGCTCAAGGCCGATCTCCACGAACGCGGCCTGCATGCCGGGCAGAACGCGGATCACCTTGCCCTTGTAGACGTTGCCGACCACGCCGAGCTTGCGCGCGTATTCGACGTGGAATTCCGCAAGGGCGCCGCTTTCCAGAAGCGCGATGCGCGTTTCGGAGTCGGTGACATTGATGACGAGTTCACGCGCCATGGCGCAAATCCTCGTTCGCGCGGGCGCGGGCGTCAAGGAACGGGTGTCCGTCTTCGCAACGCGCGCCGCTATTATTTTCATTTCGCGCCACAACCCCGCCTTGCCGCCGCGGACGGGCTACTTCACGTCGAACTCGCCCTCGACGCGTTCGCTTTCGGCGCCGCAGGCATCGACGACGCGCAACATAAACGAGTAATGCCCTGCCGTGACGGGCCCAAATGCGAAACCAAAGAAGTCGTCCGAAACCCACGACGAACACGGAATATTGCTGAAAAGCGACCCCGCGCTGTTCGAATCCGACGAAGGCGTAACCCGCGACTGATAATATGAGCCGCACGACATCAAGCATTCCGCATCCACGTACGGAATGTAGATCACCACGATATCGCCGGGCGAAACCACGTCGAGTTTGTTCACGAGTTGGCCGTTTTGAGTCAGGAAGGGCTTGTAAACGACCGGCGCCGTGTTTCCCACGCATTGGTCGAGATCTT from bacterium includes these protein-coding regions:
- a CDS encoding DUF2079 domain-containing protein; the encoded protein is MSGAGEQNTAPARESAVPETADGRAAHFLALAVLATAFVLAATALGYLAVARYRGLETLWPKDFAIYTQVLHNAREGRGFTHTLISEGSIFRFRSVYILHLHRALLEFASGPLPAAMVRLQAFLVLAGVFAFYALAARVLRSAVMALLVALAFLADPLLHAIVLCDFRLQPLLIALLPILFLAQHARRPVLFAVAAFFTLSVKDHAFVYLLVLALYEFAHERDRRWIAADLGAAALYGLWQALVVPGSLVANIAYGSGTAPLAGAMGAGLLPAQLSAMATQLGLPFVVALFAPFELLGALPSIVKSVLTVWTGPNDMYVYYWSEALAFTFIALPFALKRLGDAVAEARGARDARLLVYALLGGMIAVQAAMIPSNLARWRAEFAPDAADEAAWRLAEIVPRDAPAAADRRNLMALAERKTLYELDDPDRGPLWDEDGTYLLFREEADGTSPVGAWRENPDFVLVSEEAIEGLAPEASEAANGERPGPPARLVLVKKKGRPQ
- a CDS encoding sulfatase, with the protein product MARRLSPARAFGAGFAAGLAVWAIELAGAYLAAEPGSFFIVRKHAGYAALFAADIAALVALFVPLPSVAARAAMAAMTLFAAQFAIFGARLALENGYETHANPVSIAVAAFAGALGIGGFFLVRRVADRAHAPIVFAAPFVLAAALAAVLPRSFTDDAVFDRLARAESSESAAPAAKPPAGAPNVLLVVVDTLRVDAIGAYGNNKARTPNIDALAARGVLFRDVTSVSSWTRPVMASILTGLRPREHKVNALTGTMDAAHWTIAERARNAGFATIGVVTNPILKSHFGFGHGFAVFDDTTQATDAAWFMSGYPVARAMGLAPRGKTTRKINDAERAVNRLLRAVDARGDAPYFAWLHLMDPHAPYELHEDLTVLPKNAPMLRFFYQYDDRDRDLLRKVPLAKALYRSLYDGEVAYTDRAIGRLFAELKARHDLSNTVVVFTSDHGEQFLEHDGLLHGYSLYQEEVRVPLIVAGPGIEPAVVDAPRSNIGLAKLLLALAGIENADRDPAALMTPDDPVYSEVDAVLHDIEVHLSAARMGDWKAIRDLGDRKEIGGGTIAGLFDLANDPGERKNWMMANPDRLAEFERLFNDFDARYRRARDAGKPLDPRQAEALRSLGYLH
- a CDS encoding Rne/Rng family ribonuclease; translated protein: MARELVINVTDSETRIALLESGALAEFHVEYARKLGVVGNVYKGKVIRVLPGMQAAFVEIGLERAAFLYVADVRGHREESAALDETGDVDDTEETIEDELESEDAGGLPIEELLREGQDLMVQVMKEPLGTKGARLSSHISLPGRFLVLMPTMRHVGVSRRIEDEDERRRLKDMIEGFRSDKDYGFIVRTVAEGADDRTLKADYDFLVRLWEQVQDKYRACRAPSLVHTDLSITLRAIRDLMTADVERVVIDNAEEHEQIIGRFGETLPGLEAKIELYQGEEPIFDRYNLEMEISRALQRKVWLKSGGYIVIEQTEALTSIDVNTGRFVGKRNFEETILKTNLEAVKEIGYQLRLRNIGGIIVIDFIDMEKEPNREKVRGALIEELRNDKARTNVLQFSELGLVEMTRKRTRENLVRLLSEPCPYCEGRGFVKNRSTIGSEIFRAIRREARTAPSASITVDVHPTIASMLLESEQHTIGEIESMIARQIVIRENASFHIEQYEIHTG